In Halobacteroides halobius DSM 5150, the genomic window AGAAATGTGCTAGTATATAAATAGTAAAAATATGACTTACATAATTACTATTAAATGAGGTGAAATAAATGGCTTATACAATTACTGATGCTTGTATTTCTTGTGGAGTTTGTGCAGGTACTTGCCCAGTTGATGCAATTTCTGAAGGAGATTCTAAATATGACATTTCTGATGATTGTATTGATTGTGGAGCTTGTGCTAGTTCTTGCCCAACGGACGCAATTGAAGAGTAATTTAATTGTCAGCTCTCAGGTTAATTCCTGAGGGCTTATTTTTTTTATAATATTGACTTTTTAAATCGAATGTATTATAATGTACTTAAATAAAATGAGAATGGTTTTTATTTTTACATAATGATGATAAAGATTATCAATTATAAGTATAAGGAGAAGGAGGAATAAATATGACTTTGGCAGATGTTAAACGAGGAGATAAATTTCAGATTGCTTCCATTCCAGACCAAGGGATTCGAGCGCAGACATTAAGATTTGGGATTTCAGAGGGGGCCAAGGTATCTTGTGTTGAAAAAGTACCTGGAGGACCAGTTATTGTACAAAGAAATTTACAAGAAATTGCAGTAGGAAGAAAGTTAGCTAAAAGAATAGAGGTTCAGTAAATAAGGAGGATTTAGAAATGGATTGTTGTGATATAAGTCATCAAATAGATATTCCAGCTGATGCTGATAAGATAGTCTTAGCCGGGAATCCAAATGTAGGTAAGTCAATTTTCTTTAGTTCTTTTACGGGGGTTTATGTTGATGTTTCAAATTACCCTGGTACAACGTTAGATATTAGTTCAGGTAAATATGGGGATGATGTAGTATTAGATACACCAGGAGTTTATGGAGTATCTTCTTTTAATGATGAAGAACGAGTAGCGCGAGATGTAATTGCCTCGGCTGATGTAGTAGTTAATATTGTAGATGCTGTTCATCTAGAACGAGATTTATTTTTAACCCAACAGATTATTGATATGGGTATTCCAGTAGTTGTAGCTC contains:
- a CDS encoding DUF362 domain-containing protein, coding for MAYTITDACISCGVCAGTCPVDAISEGDSKYDISDDCIDCGACASSCPTDAIEE
- a CDS encoding FeoA family protein — protein: MTLADVKRGDKFQIASIPDQGIRAQTLRFGISEGAKVSCVEKVPGGPVIVQRNLQEIAVGRKLAKRIEVQ